From the Mesotoga prima MesG1.Ag.4.2 genome, the window CCATTATCCTTCTTCTAAAGTCAAAGTTCGAAAGGGGTGATCGATTTGTATGGAAGAGCGATAGAATTTCCAGAGTCTAGCAAGTGGATAAATGTCGAGAGACCTCTGACCCTTGCTGATCTGAAGGGTTATGTGGTTCTGCTCGATTTCTGGACATACTGCTGTATAAACTGTATTCATGTCATTCCGGACCTCAAATGGCTCGAAAAAAAGTATGAGGATAGCCCATTCGTAGTAATTGGCGTCCATTCGGCGAAATTCGAAAACGAGCATGATGAGCGTAACATAAGAGCGGCAGTCCAACGATATGAGATCCAACATCCGGTAGTAATCGATAATGATTACTTCCTCTGGGAAAGATATGTGATCCGTGCGTGGCCCTCATATGTTCTTATTGGGCCTGATGGAAAGATACTGTCTAAGATATCGGGAGAGGGAAAGCGAGAATACCTTTCACATGAGATCTCAAAGGCTCTCGAAGAAGGAAAGAGGAAGGGAGTTCTTAGCGAGAAGAGAATTCCGGTTAAGCTAGAGCTTACCAAGAGTGAATCCAATCTCTCTTTCCCCGGGAAGATTGCCTTTGGCGACGGAGAGAATCTATTCATAAGCGATACGAATAACGATCGGATACTCTTAACGGAGCTTTCTACTCCTTTTGTGGCGAAGACAATAGATCAGATCGGGAGCGGCCTAAGTGGCTTAGAGGACGGGCCTTTTGAAAATGCGCGCCTCAACAAACCTCAAGGAATAGTCTACTCTAATGGCAGACTATACGTTGCCGACACCGAGAACCACGCATTACGTATCGCAGATATGAACCAAAGATGTCTAAGTACACTGTCCGGCGACGGATTTCAGGACAACGATTGGAATTACAATGGAGACGCTTCGAAAGCGAGACTTAACTCGCCCTGGGATCTCCAAACTGATGGCAGATTCTTGTACATTGCAATGGCGGGAATGCACCAGATATGGAGATTGGATCTTGAAAACAACACTATAAGTGCATTTGCGGGAAGTGGAGTAGAAAACATCGGCGACGGGCACCTGAAAGACGCTAATTTTGCGCAGCCCAGCGGTTTGTTTCTCGATAGAAACAGCTTATATGTGGCCGACTCCGAAGTCTCTGCAATCAGATTTGTAGATCTGGAAGCCGGGACGGTACAAACAGTTGCCGGAAGTGGTCTATTCTCCTTCGGTTATGTGGACGGGATTCTCAAGAGGTCTTTGTTCCAGCACCCTATTGGAATTCACGGTGAAGGCAGATTTCTCTACGTGGCCGACACTTACAAT encodes:
- a CDS encoding thioredoxin-like domain-containing protein, encoding MIDLYGRAIEFPESSKWINVERPLTLADLKGYVVLLDFWTYCCINCIHVIPDLKWLEKKYEDSPFVVIGVHSAKFENEHDERNIRAAVQRYEIQHPVVIDNDYFLWERYVIRAWPSYVLIGPDGKILSKISGEGKREYLSHEISKALEEGKRKGVLSEKRIPVKLELTKSESNLSFPGKIAFGDGENLFISDTNNDRILLTELSTPFVAKTIDQIGSGLSGLEDGPFENARLNKPQGIVYSNGRLYVADTENHALRIADMNQRCLSTLSGDGFQDNDWNYNGDASKARLNSPWDLQTDGRFLYIAMAGMHQIWRLDLENNTISAFAGSGVENIGDGHLKDANFAQPSGLFLDRNSLYVADSEVSAIRFVDLEAGTVQTVAGSGLFSFGYVDGILKRSLFQHPIGIHGEGRFLYVADTYNHAIRKIDLGIRRVETVIKNLREGTCTLNGDKCSSLGLFEPNDVKFHKGLLYIADTNNHLIRVFDGTELKELVIESQEKWT